From a region of the Impatiens glandulifera chromosome 4, dImpGla2.1, whole genome shotgun sequence genome:
- the LOC124935998 gene encoding monoacylglycerol lipase ABHD6-like, producing MTRCFSLTGSINWLYQISFSFSGLRPTVTDIGDGTVMHCWVPNNRNPNKPNILLIHGFGANAIWQFDINTLRLFLPYFNIYVPDLLFFGGSHTIRPERSESFQARCVMRLMEVIIGSSVEGLRVVGMSYGGFVAYSLAAQFPASVERVVICCAGVCLEEDDLTNGLMKVSDLELAADILVPQTPEKMRELISYTLVKKPICLPSCLLWDFIQEMFKDRVEEKKDLLRAVAKDRKLSNLPKINQPTLILWGDQDQVFPVELAYRLKRHLGDNAQLEIIKNTGHAFSMEKPKEFYRHLRSFLIHQ from the exons ATGACTAGGTGCTTTAGCCTGACAGGTTCCATTAACTGGTTATACCAGATCTCATTCTCCTTCTCCGGCCTTCGACCAACCGTCACCGACATCGGCGACGGCACCGTGATGCACTGTTGGGTCCCCAACAACCGGAACCCAAACAAGCCCAACATACTCCTCATCCATGGCTTCGGCGCCAATGCCATCTGGCAATTCGACATTAATACTCTCCGTCTCTTCCTTCCTTACTTCAACATCTACGTTCCTGATCTTCTTTTCTTCGGCGGATCTCACACGATCCGACCTGAGAGATCCGAGTCGTTCCAAGCACGTTGCGTTATGCGGCTAATGGAGGTCATAATTGGATCGTCGGTGGAGGGGTTGAGAGTGGTGGGGATGAGCTATGGTGGGTTTGTGGCGTATAGCTTGGCGGCGCAGTTTCCAGCGTCGGTGGAAAGAGTTGTGATATGTTGCGCTGGAGTATGTTTGGAAGAGGATGATCTTACTAATGGGTTGATGAAGGTGTCGGATCTTGAATTGGCGGCTGATATCTTGGTGCCGCAGACGCCGGAAAAAATGAGGGAGTTGATTTCTTATACGCTTGTCAAGAAACCGATCTGCCTTCCTTCATGCCTTCTTTGGGATTTCATTCAA GAGATGTTTAAGGACAGAGTGGAAGAGAAAAAGGATTTGCTTCGGGCAGTTGCAAAAGACAGAAAACTCTCTAACCTTCCCAAGATCAATCAg CCAACACTAATATTGTGGGGAGATCAAGACCAAGTGTTCCCCGTAGAACTTGCATACAGATTGAAAAG GCATTTGGGAGACAATGCACAGCTGGAGATAATCAAGAACACTGGACATGCCTTCTCTATGGAGAAGCCCAAAGAATTCTATAGGCATCTTAGAAGCTTCCTCATTCATCAATAA
- the LOC124933666 gene encoding zinc finger protein BRUTUS-like: MGTPLKKIQARDGGGVVIMPGTVNQLEQSGQSSKNSVKNSALKSPILIFLFFHKAIRSELDGLHRAAVEFATNQDSHIKPLLDRYYFLRSIYKHHCNAEDEVIFPALDIRVKNVARTYSLEHEGESFLFDQLFTLLNTTTHTRESYRRELASCTGALQTSISQHMSKEEEQVFPLLIEKFSFEEQASLVWQFLCSIPVNMMAEFLPWLSLSISTDECQDMRKCLSRIVPEEKLLQQVIFTWLDGDKANKSSCCEDYSAHQTSPDYRRCKRKCLEIIPEIEESVNPIDEILHWHRAIKIELNDIAQEARRIKSSGVFSDLSTFNKRLQFIAEVCIFHSLAEDKLIFPAVDVKLSFAQEHAEEESQFEKLRCLIENIESAGTNSSAEFYSKLCSHADHIMETIEKHFQSEEAQVLPLARKHFSLARQRELLYQSLCVMPLRLIESVLPWFVGSLSKEEASLFLHNMHLAATTSDDALVTLFSGWACKGGPTDMCLSPSSYSCCSTELQKKLKETSLCKASCPCTSLLLSEKYTRPVKRHLTGYSSNLVDRGPYNKQSCYVPGLGVTTNNLVTNSLCTVKSLRSFSFSPFAPSLNSSLFNLETDMSPTDNCYANRPIDSIFKFHKAIRKDLEYLDVESGKLVDCDETFLMQFSGRFRLLWGLYRAHSNAEDDIVFPALESKETLHNVSHSYTLDHKQEEKLFEDISSALSELVQLHENFINNNANSSSWRKYDELARKLQGMCKSIRVTLDQHVFREELELWPLFDKHFSVEEQDKIVGRIIGTTGAEVLQSMLPWVTSVLTLEEQNKMMDSLKQTAKNTMFSEWLDEWWQTTPAASSEVSMPEQSVSQGTESALDQSDHTFKPGWKDIFRMNQSELESEIRRLSRDSSLDPRRKAYLIQNLMTSRWIAAQQKLPQTRMGETLNDEELLGCSPSFRDPEKREFGCEHYKRNCKLRAACCGKFFTCRFCHDNVSDHSMDRKATSEMMCMHCLKIQPIGSVCTTPSCNGAQMAKYYCSVCKFFDDDEERSIYHCPFCNLCRLGEGLGIDFFHCMTCNCCLGMKLVDHKCREKGLETNCPICCDFLFTSSATVRGLPCGHFMHSACFQAYTCTHYICPICSKSLGDMSVYFGMLDALLATEELPEEYKDRCQHILCNDCDKKGMSRFHWLYHKCGFCGSYNTRVIKADSNSCC, translated from the exons ATGGGAACGCCATTGAAGAAGATTCAAGCAAGAGATGGAGGAGGAGTTGTTATAATGCCTGGTACTGTAAACCAGCTAGAACAATCGGGACAATCTTCAAAGAATAGTGTAAAGAATTCCGCACTCAAGTcaccgattttgattttcttgtTCTTCCATAAAGCTATACGTTCTGAACTTGATGGTCTTCATCGCGCCGCTGTCGAATTCGCTACTAATCAGGATAGTCATATCAAGCCCTTGCTAGACCGATACTATTTCCTTCGTTCGATATATAAGCACCATTGCAACGCTGAAGATGAG GTTATATTTCCAGCACTTGATATACGTGTGAAGAATGTGGCAAGGACTTATTCACTTGAGCACGAGGGAGAAAGTTTTCTTTTTGATCAACTCTTTACTCTACTGAATACAACTACGCACACCAGAGAAAGCTATAGGAGGGAGTTGGCTTCTTGTACAGGAGCACTTCAAACATCAATTAGCCAACACATGtcaaaagaagaagaacaa GTGTTCCCTCTGCTTATCGAAAAGTTTTCATTTGAGGAACAGGCATCACTTGTCTGGCAGTTCTTATGTAGTATTCCTGTTAATATGATGGCAGAATTCTTGCCTTGGTTGTCTTTGTCCATATCTACTGATGAATGTCAGGACATGAGGAAGTGCTTGAGCAGAATAGTCCCTGAAGAGAAGCTTCTTCAGCAG GTAATTTTCACCTGGCTGGATGGAGACAAGGCTAATAAATCTAGTTGTTGTGAAGATTATTCTGCTCACCAAACTTCTCCTGATTATAGGAGATGTAAAAGAAAGTGTTTGGAAATTATTCCTGAGATTGAAGAGTCTGTGAACCCTATAGATGAGATCTTGCATTGGCACAGGGCTATAAAAATAGAGTTGAATGATATAGCTCAAGAAGCCAGGAGAATAAAGTCATCTGGTGTCTTTTCTGACTTATCTACTTTCAATAAAAGACTGCAATTCATTGCAGAAGTTTGTATATTTCACAG TCTCGCAGAAGATAAACTTATTTTCCCAGCTGTAGATGTTAAACTTTCTTTTGCCCAGGAGCATGCTGAAGAAGAAAGTCAATTTGAGAAGTTAAGGTGTCTGATAGAAAACATTGAAAGTGCTGGAACTAACTCCTCTGCTGAGTTCTATTCAAAATTGTGTTCACATGCAGATCATATCATGGAAACCATAGAAAAACACTTCCAGAGTGAGGAAGCTCAG GTTCTTCCTCTTGCACGGAAGCATTTTAGCCTAGCACGCCAACGAGAACTTCTATACCAAAGTTTATGTGTTATGCCATTGCGGTTGATTGAGAGTGTGTTACCATGGTTTGTTGGATCACTTAGTAAAGAAGAAGCGAGTCTCTTCCTCCACAATATGCATCTAGCAG CTACAACATCAGATGATGCCCTAGTTACACTATTTTCTGGATGGGCTTGTAAAGGTGGTCCAACAGATATGTGTTTATCTCCTAGCTCTTACAGTTGCTGTTCTACAGAACTACAGAAAAAATTGAAGGAAACATCATTGTGTAAAGCATCTTGCCCATGCACCTCTCTTCTTTTGAGTGAAAAGTATACAAGACCAGTCAAGCGTCACTTGACTGGATATTCAAGTAATTTGGTTGATAGAGGGCCTTATAATAAGCAATCTTGTTATGTTCCTGGTCTAGGAGTGACCACCAATAATCTGGTTACAAATTCTCTTTGCACAGTAAAGTCTCTTCGATCCTTCTCGTTTAGTCCTTTTGCTCCCTCCCTTAATTCTAGCCTTTTCAACCTGGAGACTGATATGAGCCCAACTGACAACTGCTATGCAAATCGACCAATTGATAGCATTTTTAAGTTTCACAAAGCTATCCGTAAAGATTTGGAGTATCTGGATGTTGAATCTGGAAAACTAGTAGATTGTGATGAAACCTTTCTAATGCAGTTCAGCGGAAGGTTTCGTTTACTGTGGGGATTGTATAGAGCACACAGTAATGCTGAGGATGATATAGTGTTCCCAGCCCTGGAATCAAAAGAAACACTTCACAATGTTAGCCATTCTTACACCTTGGATCACAAACAGGAAGAAAAACTCTTTGAGGATATATCTTCTGCCCTTTCTGAACTTGTTCAACTGCATGAgaactttattaataataatgcaaATTCAAGTAGTTGGAGGAAATACGATGAGCTAGCAAGAAAGCTTCAGGGTATGTGCAAATCAATAAGAGTGACGTTGGATCAGCATGTTTTTCGCGAGGAGCTTGAACTTTGGCCATTATTTGACAAACACTTCTCTGTGGAGGAGCAGGATAAAATTGTTGGACGTATAATTGGCACTACGGGTGCAGAGGTGCTACAATCTATGTTACCATGGGTAACCTCTGTTCTAACTCTGGAGGAGCAGAATAAAATGATGGACTCGTTAAAACAGACAGCAAAAAACACTATGTTTAGTGAGTGGCTTGATGAATGGTGGCAAACAACTCCAGCTGCATCTTCAGAGGTCTCTATGCCTGAGCAAAGTGTTTCTCAAG GTACTGAATCCGCATTGGATCAGAGCGATCACACTTTCAAGCCTGGTTGGAAAGATATCTTCAGGATGAATCAAAGTGAGCTTGAATCAGAAATCAGAAGGCTTTCCAGAGATTCCTCTCTTGATCCAAGGAGAAAGGCTTATCTTATCCAAAATCTTATGACAAG TCGCTGGATTGCTGCCCAGCAGAAATTGCCTCAAACAAGGATGGGTGAAACATTGAATGATGAAGAACTACTTGGATGTTCTCCATCTTTCCGTGATCCTGAAAAACGTGAGTTTGGATGTGAGCATTACAAGCGAAATTGTAAACTCCGTGCTGCTTGCTGTGGAAAGTTCTTTACATGTAGATTCTGTCATGATAATGTTAGTGATCATTCAATGGACAG AAAGGCGACATCTGAAATGATGTGCATGCACTGTCTGAAAATCCAGCCTATTGGTTCAGTTTGTACAACACCTTCTTGCAATGGAGCCCAGATGGCAAAATACTATTGTAGTGTCTGCAAAttctttgatgatgatgaagaaag GAGCATATATCACTGCCCTTTTTGTAATTTATGCCGACTTGGGGAAGGACTTGGCATTGATTTCTTTCACTGCATGACCTGCAATTGTTGCCTTGGGATGAAATTGGTGGATCATAAATGCAGAGAGAAAGGTTTAGAAACAAACTGTCCCATATGCTGTGACTTTCTCTTTACCTCAAGCGCAACCGTCAGAGGTCTTCCTTGCGGCCATTTCATGCATTCAGCTTGCTTTCAG GCCTACACGTGCACCCATTATATCTGCCCAATTTGTAGCAAATCATTGGGAGATATGTCG GTATACTTTGGAATGCTTGATGCTCTATTGGCGACTGAGGAACTTCCAGAAGAGTACAAGGATCGTTGTCAG CATATTTTATGCAATGACTGCGATAAGAAGGGAATGTCGAGATTTCATTGGCTATATCATAAATGTGGCTTTTGTGGGTCTTACAATACTAGAGTAATCAAGGCTGATTCCAACTCCTGTTGCTAA